Proteins from one Panicum virgatum strain AP13 chromosome 7K, P.virgatum_v5, whole genome shotgun sequence genomic window:
- the LOC120639634 gene encoding tRNA-dihydrouridine(47) synthase [NAD(P)(+)]-like: protein MAATAPATDPPDSSPAVTTDSPPPPRPSPEELVARAVAPVKPAFLRPPPIREVPKEEGKAAGGGAVVTGEKKSKRQLKRERQQEQKSASHLCIEVGKSGNVDSCKYGTSCRFSHDINAYLAQKPGDLEGTCPFTMLGQLCPYGLTCRFLGTHKDNLAPQNHSEGNHERNPLSKDIQKLLWKNKYKFPKASAQIKLLGLKDGNKNKAKAANDDNPDEACELNDDDKTESLSCIPVNVEPDPTLCKEINNSEGEPLVVSSVQCVEPRPLKKSKVEVDETLNDGTGIHDNGAESEDLNLINGIKVSSNNQSSCRVDLITTPHLREKKIIDFREKLYLAPLTTVGNLPFRRLCKTLGADITCGEMAMCTNLLQGQASEWALLRRHPSEDLFGVQICGPYPDTVARTVELVDNECSVDFIDINMGCPIDIVVNKGAGSSLLTKPMRIKSIVQAASTVTEKLLTVKVRTAFFEGRNRADSIVSDIYDWGASAITIHGRSRQQRYSKLADWDYIYQCAQKAPDNLHVIGNGDVFSFTDWNKHISDCSKISTCMIARGALIKPWLFTEIKEQRHWDITSGERLNILKDFVHFGLEHWGSDSKGVETTRHFLLEWLSYTCRYIPVGLLDIIPQRLNWRPPSYYGRDDLETLMASDSAADWIRISEMLLGKVPEGFTFAPKHKSNAYDRAENG from the exons ATGGCCgcgacggcgccggccaccgaccCTCCGGACTCCTCCCCGGCCGTCACTACCGACTCTCCCCCTCCTCCGCGGCCCTCCCCGGAGGAGCTGGTGGCCCGCGCCGTCGCCCCCGTCAAGCCCGccttcctccgcccgccgcccatCCGCGAGGTCCCCAAGGAGGAGGGtaaggccgccggcggcggggccgtcgtcacgggagagaagaagtccaagCGCCAGCTCAAACGCGAGCGCCAGCAG GAACAAAAGTCTGCTTCTCATCTTTGTATTGAAGTAGGGAAAAGTGGAAATGTGGACTCATGCAAATACGGTACTTCTTGCCGTTTCAGCCATGACATCAATGCTTATCTGGCTCAG AAACCAGGTGACCTTGAAGGAACATGCCCATTTACCATGTTGGGGCAGTTGTGCCCATATGGATTAACTTGTCGGTTCCTTGGTACACATAAGGATAACCTTGCTCCTCAAAATCATTCAGAGGGGAACCATGAGAGAAATCCTTTGAGCAAAGATATTCAGAAGCTCTTATGGAAGAACAAATATAAATTTCCCAAGGCCAGTGCCCAGATCAAGCTTCTCGGTCTTAAG GATGGAAACAAGAATAAAGCTAAAGCAGCAAATGATGATAATCCAGATGAAGCATGTGAGCTAAATGACGATGACAAAACTGAATCTCTTTCTTGCATTCCCGTGAATGTTGAACCTGATCCCACTTTGTGCAAAGAAATAAATAATTCAGAGGGAGAACCTTTGGTTGTTAGCTCAGTTCAATGTGTGGAGCCAAGGCCATTAAAGAAATCAAAGGTTGAAGTTGATGAAACTCTGAATGATGGGACTG GTATTCATGACAATGGGGCAGAATCTGAAGATCTTAATTTAATCAATGGaataaaagtttcctcaaataACCAAAGTTCCTGCAGAGTTGACCTCATCACAACACCTCATTTACGTGAAAAGAAAATTATAGATTTTCGAGAGAAGCTTTACCTTGCTCCCTTGACAACTGTCGGGAACCTTCCTTTTCGGAGGCTCTGTAAAACCTTGGGAGCTGATATTACTTGTGGAGAAATGGCGATGTGCACAAATCTTTTACAG GGGCAAGCTTCAGAGTGGGCTTTGCTACGACGGCATCCATCAGAGGATTTGTTTGGGGTGCAAATCTGTGGACCGTATCCAGATACAGTAGCACGAACGGTTGAACTTGTGGATAATGAATGTTCAGTTGACTTCATAGACATAAATATGGGCTGCCCAATTGATATAGTTGTCAACAAGGGTGCTGGATCATCATTGCTCACAAAACCTATGAGGATTAAAAGTATTGTACAAGCGGCTTCTACTGTTACTGAAAAACTGTTAACTGTTAAG GTAAGAACAGCTTTCTTTGAGGGCAGGAATCGTGCTGATTCTATAGTTTCAGACATATACGACTGGGGCGCTTCAGCCATAACAATACATGGTCGATCACGGCAACAACGCTACAGCAAACTTGCCGATTGGGACTATATTTACCAGTGTGCACAGAAGGCCCCTGATAATTTGCATGTCATTGGAAATGGTGATGTATTCTCCTTTACTGACTGGAACAAGCATATTTCGGACTGCTCCAAAATTTCCACTTGCATGATTGCTCGAGGTGCTCTTATCAAG CCTTGGTTATTTACTGAGATAAAAGAACAAAGGCATTGGGACATTACATCTGGTGAGAGATTAAATATCCTTAAAGATTTTGTGCATTTTGGTCTAGAACATTGGGGCTCTGATTCCAAAG GTGTGGAGACAACACGCCATTTCTTGCTAGAATGGTTAAGTTACACCTGCCGCTACATTCCGGTTGGTCTGCTGGATATCATCCCTCAACGATTGAACTGGAGGCCACCAAGCTACTATGGCCGGGATGACCTTGAAACCCTGATGGCATCTGATTCAGCAGCTGACTGG ATAAGGATATCTGAGATGTTGCTTGGTAAAGTTCCGGAAGGATTTACCTTTGCACCGAAGCACAAGTCTAATGCCTATGATCGGGCAGAAAATGGCTAA